One Candidatus Bathyarchaeota archaeon genomic region harbors:
- a CDS encoding CTP-dependent riboflavin kinase, with protein sequence MILTIRGKVSSGLGEGKKFTELDWFIREVEKRLGFKPSSGTLNILVPHSIGIGNLLLKIGGWCIPERNGYFSAKLYEAKISKKISGGIVRPDIPSYPEDLIEVVAPVNLRKELGLQDGDAVEVQIRLK encoded by the coding sequence ATGATTCTAACTATTAGAGGAAAGGTATCATCCGGGCTGGGCGAGGGCAAAAAATTCACAGAGTTAGACTGGTTTATAAGAGAGGTTGAGAAAAGACTGGGGTTCAAACCAAGTTCAGGCACGCTCAATATACTAGTGCCTCATTCAATAGGGATAGGTAATCTACTTCTAAAGATTGGCGGATGGTGTATTCCAGAGCGGAATGGATACTTCTCCGCTAAATTATACGAGGCCAAGATATCGAAAAAAATATCAGGTGGAATTGTAAGACCTGACATACCTTCCTATCCGGAGGACTTAATTGAGGTTGTGGCACCAGTTAATTTGCGTAAAGAACTAGGCTTACAAGACGGCGACGCTGTGGAAGTTCAAATAAGGTTGAAATAG